From the Ammospiza caudacuta isolate bAmmCau1 chromosome 26, bAmmCau1.pri, whole genome shotgun sequence genome, one window contains:
- the ASH2L gene encoding set1/Ash2 histone methyltransferase complex subunit ASH2, with product MAAAAAAEGAEPPPEPPPAPEPPAPPEPPATDAETGGDAAMVDASAALETESANGKEPLDAAGDGAEAMDAQGGSGDEENARQLGEIELQCGICTKWFTADTFGIDTTSCLPFMTNYSFHCNVCHHSGNTYFLRKQANLKEMCLSALANLTWQSRTQDEHPKTMFSKDKDIIPFIDKYWECMTTRQRPGKMTWPNNIVKTMCKERDVFLVKEHPDPGSKDPEEDYPKFGLLDQDLANIGPAYDNQKQNNAVSTSGSLNGGMAAGGSGKGRGAKRKQQDGGTTGTAKKTRSDPLFAAQRLPPHGYPLEHPFNKDGYRYILAEPDPHAPDPEKLELDCWAGKPIPGDLYRACLYERVLLALHDRAPQLKISDDRLTVVGEKGYSMVRASHGVRKGAWYFEISMDEMPPDTAARLGWSQPLGNLQAPLGYDKFSYSWRSKKGTKFHQSIGKHYSSGYGQGDVLGFYINLPEDTETAKSLPDTYKDKALIKFKSYLYFEEKDFVDKAEKSLKQAPGSQIIFFKNGVNQGVAFKDIFEGVYFPAISLYKGCTVSINFGPYFKYPPRDITYHPMSDMGWGAVVEHTLADVLYHVETEVDGRRSPPWEP from the exons atggcggcggcagcggcggccgaGGGCGCCGAGCCCCCCCCGgagccacccccagccccggAGCCCCCGGCGCCGCCAGAGCCGCCCGCCACCGACGCCGAGACCGG gggggaCGCCGCCATGGTCGATGCCAGCGCGGCCCTGGAGACCGAGTCGGCCAACGGGAAGGAGCCGCTG GACGCTGCCGGGGATGGCGCTGAAGCCATGGATGCTCAGGGCGGTTCCGGGGACGAGGAGAACGCGCGGCAGCTGGGCGAGATCGAGCTGCAGTGTGGCATCTGCACCAAGTGGTTCACGGCTGACACCTTCGGCATCGACACCAC GTCGTGTCTGCCCTTCATGACCAACTACAGCTTCCACTGCAACGTGTGCCACCACAGTGGGAACACCTATTTCCTGAGGAAACAAGCCA ATCTGAAGGAAATGTGCCTTAGTGCTCTGGCCAACCTGACGTGGCAGTCAAGGACCCAGGATGAGCACCCCAAAACAATGTTCTCCAAGGATAAG GACATTATCCCCTTTATTGATAAATACTGGGAGTGTATGACAACACGGCAGAGGCCTGGCAAAATGACTTGGCCCAATAATATTGTCAAAACCATG TGTAAAGAAAGAGATGTGTTCCTGGTGAAAGAGCATCCAGACCCAGGCAGCAAAGACCCAGAGGAAGATTATCCCAAATTTGGGCTTCTGGATCAG GATCTTGCCAATATTGGTCCAGCCTATGACAACCAGAAGCAGAACAACGCTGTGTCCACGAGTGGAAGCTTAAATG GGGGAATGGCTGCAGGGGGCAGCGGCAAGGGCAGAGGGGCCAAGCGCAAACAGCAGGACGGGGGCACCACGGGCACGGCCAAGAAAACACGGAG TGACCCGCTGTTCGCAGCCCAGCGCCTGCCCCCCCACGGGTACCCTCTGGAGCACCCCTTCAACAAGGACGGCTATCGCTACATCCTGGCCGAGCCTGACCCCCACGCCCCCGACcctgagaagctggagctgGACTGTTGGGCAGGAAAACCAATTCCTGGGGACCTGTACAGAGCCTGCCTGTATGAGAGAGTCCTCCTGGCACTGCATGACCGAG ctccccagctgaAGATCTCTGATGACAGGCTGACTGTGGTTGGGGAGAAGGGCTATTCCATGGTGAGGGCCTCGCACGGCGTGCGGAAAGGAGCCTGGTACTTTGAAATCTCCATGGATGAGATGCCTCCAGACACAGCTGCCAGATTAGGCTGGTCACAGCCCTTGG GGAACCTCCAGGCCCCTCTGGGATACGACAAGTTCAGCTACTCCTGGCGCAGCAAAAAGGGAACCAAGTTTCACCAGTCCATAGGGAAACACTATTCCTCTGGCTACGGACAGGGAGATGTCCTGGGGTTTTATATCAACCTTCCAGAGGATACTGAGACAGCCAAATCCCTGCCTGACACCTACAAAGACAAG GCTTTGATCAAATTCAAAAGCTACTTGTACTTTGAAGAGAAGGATTTTGTGGACAAAGCAGAGAAGAGCCTAAAGCAAGCCCCTGGAAGCCAG ATCATATTCTTCAAGAATGGTGTCAACCAAGGAGTTGCCTTCAAGGACATCTTTGAGGGGGTTTATTTTCCTGCTATCTCTCTGTACAAAGGCTGCACA GTTTCCATAAACTTTGGGCCATATTTCAAGTATCCACCAAGAGACATCACTTACCATCCT ATGAGTGACATGGGCTGGGGGGCCGTGGTGGAGCACACGCTGGCAGATGTCCTGTACCACGTGGAGACAGAGGTGGATGGCAGGAGGAGCCCTCCCTGGGAGCCCTAA
- the EIF4EBP1 gene encoding eukaryotic translation initiation factor 4E-binding protein 1 isoform X2 produces MSGRCCHGQTPSRDIPGPGKCLALPDGAPLPPGDYSTTPGGTVFGTTPGGTRIIYDRKFLMECRNSPGAKTPPSDLPDIPGVTSPSVEELKVENHHVQSCEEKVSAGEEEQFDMDI; encoded by the exons ATGTCGGGCCGCTGCTGCCACGGGCAGACGCCCAGCCGTGACATCCCGGGCCCCGGGAAATGCCTCGCCCTGCCCGACGGGGCCCCGCTGCCGCCCGGCGACTACAGCACCACACCGGGGGGCACCGTGTTCGGGACCACGCCGGGCG GTACCAGGATTATTTATGACAGGAAGTTTCTGATGGAATGCCGCAATTCCCCCGGTGCCAAAACCCCTCCCTCCGACCTTCCCGACATTCCAGGAGTCACCAGCCCCAGCGTGGAGGAGCTGAAGGTGGAAAATCACCACGtgcagagctgtgaggagaaAGTGAGCGCAG gtgaggaggagcagTTTGACATGGACATCTAA
- the NODAL gene encoding nodal homolog — protein sequence MRVPLRSVPALALCAFALLRLGSAPARALTWAPTGASPRAPLTWAPTGASPRAPLTWAPTPAPARAPPRCPPLMLQLLRAPPAPLRAAAAAALSLSPHGSMHNGSRWSLSFDMSSLSSSQEVSLAQLRVRLSGLSRAHNASLDIYHSQRRRCRPDGACPHQLFLGTVVGTPSASQASWKVFEVTNLLRGWLHQAVPAGQQSRWDVNGSAAPAAPGDADSGGDAADSVLLLVFSKDKSPGEHSLIRTAETSKYIMRESGWRGAGPRRQRRTRTDRQRIKGGAPREQGRQQGRPLCRRVDMMVDFEQTGWGSWIVYPKKYNAYRCEGLCPSPVDETFKPTNHAYIQSLLQLYKPNLVPCPACSPVKMSPLSMLYYERGEVVVRHHEDMIVEECGCN from the exons ATGCGGGTCCCGCTCCGCTCCGTGCCCGCGCTGGCGCTCTGCGCCTTCGCCCTGCTCCGCCTGGGCAGCGCTCCCGCCCGGGCACTCACCTGGGCACCGACCGGAGCGTCTCCCCGGGCACCGCTCACCTGGGCACCGACCGGAGCGTCCCCCCGGGCACCGCTCACCTGGGCACCgacccccgccccggcccgcgcCCCGCCGCGCTGTCCCCCgctgatgctgcagctgctccgcGCCcctcccgccccgctccgcgccgccgccgccgccgctctcAGCCTCTCCCCGCACG GCTCCATGCACAACGGCTCCCGCTGGTCGCTCTCCTTCGACATGTCCTCGCTGTCCAGCAGCCAGGAGGTCAGTCTGGCCCAGCTCCGCGTCCGTCTGTCCGGCCTCTCCCGCGCCCACAACGCCTCCCTGGACATCTACCACAGCCAGCGCCGCCGGTGCCGCCCGGACGGGGCTTGCCCCCACCAGCTCTTCCTGGGCACCGTGGTTGGCACCCCCTCTGCCAGCCAAGCCTCCTGGAAAGTCTTTGAGGTCACCAACCTGCTGCGGGGCTGGCTGCACCAGGCCGTGCCCGCCGGGCAGCAGAGCCGGTGGGATGTGAACGGttccgccgctcccgccgcacCGGGAGACGCCGACAGCGGCGGGGACGCGGCGGACAGCGTGCTGCTGCTCGTCTTCTCCAAGGACAAGTCTCCAGGCGAGCACAGCCTCATCAGGACGGCCGAGACCTCCAAGTACATCATGCGGGAGAGCGGCTggaggggcgcggggccgcggcggcAGCGCAGGACCAGGACGGACAGACAGCGCATCAAAGGCGGCGCCCCGCGGGAGCAGGGCCGGCAGCAGGGCCGGCCGCTGTGCCGCAGGGTGGACATGATGGTGGATTTCGAGCAgacgggctggggcagctggatCGTGTACCCCAAGAAGTACAACGCGTATCGCTGCGAGGGGCTGTGCCCCTCGCCCGTGGATGAGACGTTCAAGCCCACCAACCACGCCTATATCCAG agtctgctgcagctCTACAAGCCCAACCTGGTGCCGTGCCCCGCCTGCTCGCCGGTGAAGATGAGCCCCCTCTCCATGCTCTACTACGAGAGGGGCGAGGTCGTGGTCCGCCACCACGAGGACATGATCGTCGAGGAGTGTGGCTGCAACTGA
- the EIF4EBP1 gene encoding eukaryotic translation initiation factor 4E-binding protein 1 isoform X1, which yields MSGRCCHGQTPSRDIPGPGKCLALPDGAPLPPGDYSTTPGGTVFGTTPGGTRIIYDRKFLMECRNSPGAKTPPSDLPDIPGVTSPSVEELKVENHHVQSCEEKVSAAGEEEQFDMDI from the exons ATGTCGGGCCGCTGCTGCCACGGGCAGACGCCCAGCCGTGACATCCCGGGCCCCGGGAAATGCCTCGCCCTGCCCGACGGGGCCCCGCTGCCGCCCGGCGACTACAGCACCACACCGGGGGGCACCGTGTTCGGGACCACGCCGGGCG GTACCAGGATTATTTATGACAGGAAGTTTCTGATGGAATGCCGCAATTCCCCCGGTGCCAAAACCCCTCCCTCCGACCTTCCCGACATTCCAGGAGTCACCAGCCCCAGCGTGGAGGAGCTGAAGGTGGAAAATCACCACGtgcagagctgtgaggagaaAGTGAGCGCAG caggtgaggaggagcagTTTGACATGGACATCTAA